The genomic window AGAATATTTCACTTCCGGTCTTTTGCGAAGATGTGCATTGCCTTTTTTAAGATGGCATTCTCCTCTTCGAGATCGCGAATCCGTTTTTGTAATTCCCGTAGATCTCGGTCATCTAAGAGCTGGGCCCCACCTCCTTGTGCATCTTGATTTGTTTGACGTTTATATTGCTTCAGCCAGCCATGAAGGGTATTGGGGGAAATGTCTAATTCCCGAGCGACCTGCGCAACCGGCTTCCGCTGCTCAAGAATATATTCGACGGTTTGACGTTTAAAATCTGAATCATATTGCTTTAACTTTTTCACGATGAAGACACCTCGATTTTAAGATCATGTTTATTATAATGGATAGGATATAAGGGA from Effusibacillus lacus includes these protein-coding regions:
- a CDS encoding transposase, translating into MKKLKQYDSDFKRQTVEYILEQRKPVAQVARELDISPNTLHGWLKQYKRQTNQDAQGGGAQLLDDRDLRELQKRIRDLEEENAILKKAMHIFAKDRK